One stretch of Fictibacillus sp. b24 DNA includes these proteins:
- the hemW gene encoding radical SAM family heme chaperone HemW, protein MLKAAYLHIPFCVQICNYCDFNKIFIHQQPVDEYLASMKKEMLNTTSRFKNYEMETIFVGGGTPTSLSEDQLNTFLNDVNEVFGNKYLKEFTVEANPEQTTKEKIAVLKDNGVNRLSIGVQAFQSSLLKKLGRTHNREDVYSTVAEAKAAGIHNMSIDLMFGLPGQTMDMFKKSVDEALALDVPHISSYSLQIEKKTVFYNLAQKGKLVLPEQELEAAMYEYLIETLDKKGFKQYEISNFAIPGFESKHNLQYWNNNEYFGIGAGAHSYVEGTRRRNAGPLKQYMNLIEEQGFPYIEEHQVPIAEKMEEEMFMGLRKEEGVSDKTFMNRYGRSMFDIYKEPIQRLIQKGWLEQREDTLLLTKDGRPLGNEVFQEFIGVVLD, encoded by the coding sequence GTGCTTAAAGCGGCATACCTTCATATCCCATTCTGTGTTCAAATTTGTAACTATTGTGATTTTAATAAGATTTTTATTCATCAGCAGCCAGTAGATGAATATTTAGCGTCTATGAAAAAAGAGATGCTGAATACGACGTCCAGGTTTAAGAACTATGAAATGGAGACGATTTTCGTAGGAGGGGGAACGCCTACTTCTCTAAGTGAAGATCAATTGAACACCTTCTTAAATGATGTAAACGAAGTGTTTGGAAACAAATACTTAAAAGAATTCACAGTTGAGGCAAATCCAGAACAAACAACAAAAGAAAAAATCGCAGTTTTAAAAGATAATGGGGTTAACAGGCTGAGTATCGGCGTGCAGGCGTTTCAATCCTCTTTGTTAAAAAAATTAGGTCGGACACATAACAGAGAAGATGTGTATTCAACTGTTGCTGAAGCTAAAGCTGCAGGAATTCACAATATGTCGATTGATTTGATGTTTGGTTTGCCAGGACAAACGATGGATATGTTCAAGAAGTCAGTAGACGAGGCACTGGCACTTGATGTTCCGCACATATCGTCTTATTCATTGCAGATTGAAAAGAAAACTGTATTTTATAATCTAGCCCAAAAAGGTAAGCTCGTCTTGCCAGAGCAAGAGCTTGAAGCCGCAATGTATGAATATTTAATTGAGACTCTTGATAAAAAAGGATTCAAGCAATATGAGATCAGCAATTTTGCAATTCCTGGGTTTGAGAGCAAACATAATCTCCAATACTGGAATAATAACGAATATTTTGGGATTGGTGCAGGAGCCCATAGTTATGTTGAGGGGACGAGAAGAAGAAATGCGGGTCCATTAAAACAATATATGAACTTAATCGAGGAACAAGGTTTTCCTTATATCGAAGAACATCAAGTACCTATAGCTGAAAAGATGGAAGAAGAAATGTTCATGGGTCTTCGTAAAGAAGAAGGTGTTTCTGATAAGACGTTTATGAATCGTTATGGCAGATCCATGTTTGATATTTATAAAGAACCCATTCAAAGACTCATTCAAAAAGGTTGGCTGGAACAGAGGGAAGACACTCTTCTTTTAACAAAGGATGGAAGACCTTTAGGCAACGAAGTCTTTCAAGAATTTATTGGTGTAGTTTTAGATTGA
- the hrcA gene encoding heat-inducible transcriptional repressor HrcA — protein MLTERQLFILRVLIDDYIKHVEPVGSRTISKREDITYSPATIRNELADLEDLGFLEKTHTSSGRIPSEKGYRFYVDHLLPSLFMKESEIGHSELLFTEKVQEAEALFDQSAKILSDLTNYTSVVLGPNALDMKLKHMQIIPISSQMAVAIFVTNTGHVENRQIVLPETIEPSELEKLVNILNERLAGVRLIELNTRIQKELSTVFKKHLRDYQNMGVFLDQLLLWSKKEKLFYGGKTNMLSQPEFRDLDKVRPLLDFLETRDLMEKLVSSTDKGLTIRIGTENEHEAMKNCSVINASYTMHGKHIGTISLIGPTRMEYKKVISLLDSLSKEMTNRLNGFSN, from the coding sequence ATGTTAACGGAACGTCAACTCTTTATTCTGCGTGTTTTAATAGATGACTATATTAAGCATGTTGAGCCTGTAGGTTCCCGTACAATTTCTAAGCGAGAGGACATTACCTACAGTCCCGCAACCATTCGAAATGAACTTGCGGATTTGGAGGATCTTGGATTCTTAGAAAAAACCCATACATCATCTGGTAGAATACCGTCTGAAAAAGGTTATCGTTTTTATGTAGATCACCTTCTACCTTCTCTTTTCATGAAGGAAAGTGAGATTGGACATTCAGAACTTTTATTCACAGAAAAAGTTCAGGAGGCAGAAGCGTTATTTGATCAATCTGCTAAAATTCTATCAGATTTGACCAATTATACATCTGTTGTTTTAGGGCCTAACGCCCTAGACATGAAGCTCAAGCACATGCAGATCATTCCGATATCGTCTCAGATGGCTGTTGCTATTTTCGTAACGAACACCGGACATGTTGAAAACAGACAGATCGTTCTGCCTGAAACAATTGAACCGTCTGAACTTGAGAAGCTCGTTAATATTTTGAACGAAAGACTTGCAGGGGTTAGATTGATAGAGCTGAACACACGTATTCAAAAAGAACTTTCAACTGTGTTTAAAAAACATCTCCGAGATTATCAAAACATGGGAGTTTTCCTTGATCAGCTTTTATTATGGAGCAAGAAAGAAAAGCTTTTTTATGGCGGGAAAACAAACATGCTTTCTCAACCGGAATTCCGTGATCTTGATAAGGTTAGACCGCTTCTCGACTTTTTGGAAACGCGTGATCTAATGGAAAAGCTTGTTTCCTCTACTGATAAGGGTCTAACAATTCGGATTGGTACAGAGAATGAGCATGAAGCCATGAAAAACTGCAGTGTGATAAATGCTTCCTATACCATGCATGGCAAACATATAGGAACCATTTCATTGATCGGTCCAACGAGAATGGAATACAAGAAAGTTATTTCGCTGCTAGATTCGTTATCCAAGGAAATGACAAATCGATTAAACGGTTTTTCTAATTAA
- the grpE gene encoding nucleotide exchange factor GrpE: MNKEDITQDQSQTDVNEEVAETEEVVEESAESSTEETLSEEQLRISELEAKLEEASQKNLRLQADYDNFRRRTREEQAASLKYKSQSLLEQLLPALDNFERALKTEATNEQTKTLIQGMEMVYRQLADALKQEGLTEIPSVGQTFDPNLHQAVMQVEDSEFESNTVIEELQKGYLLKDRVIRPAMVKVNA, translated from the coding sequence ATGAACAAAGAGGATATCACTCAAGATCAATCACAGACAGATGTGAATGAAGAAGTGGCGGAAACTGAAGAAGTTGTTGAAGAATCAGCAGAATCTTCAACCGAGGAAACTCTTAGTGAAGAACAGCTACGTATCTCAGAATTAGAAGCAAAACTTGAGGAAGCTAGTCAAAAGAATCTTCGTTTGCAAGCGGATTACGATAATTTCCGTCGCCGTACAAGAGAAGAACAGGCAGCGAGCCTTAAATATAAATCTCAAAGTCTTTTAGAACAGTTATTACCTGCACTCGATAACTTTGAGCGTGCTTTGAAGACTGAAGCTACGAACGAGCAAACCAAAACGCTAATCCAAGGGATGGAAATGGTTTATCGTCAGTTGGCAGATGCTCTGAAACAAGAGGGATTGACAGAAATTCCGTCAGTTGGTCAAACATTTGACCCGAACTTGCACCAAGCTGTAATGCAAGTAGAGGATTCTGAATTTGAATCCAACACGGTTATTGAGGAATTGCAAAAAGGTTATTTGTTAAAAGATCGAGTAATTCGACCAGCAATGGTAAAAGTAAACGCTTAA
- the dnaK gene encoding molecular chaperone DnaK, translating to MSKIIGIDLGTTNSCVAVMEGGEAVVIPNPEGNRTTPSVVAFKDGDRSVGEVAKRQAVTNPNTIMSIKRYMGTDHKETVEGKDYTPQEISAIILQKLKSHAEDYLGEKVEKAVITVPAYFNDAQRQATKDAGQIAGLQVERIVNEPTAAALAYGLEKDEDQTILVFDLGGGTFDVSILELGDGFFEVKATSGDNKLGGDDFDQVIIDHLVSEFKKENGIDLSQDKMALQRLKDAAEKAKKDLSGVTSTQISLPFITADASGPKHLELNLSRAKFEDLSSDLVERTMGPTRRALQDAGMSPSDLDKVILVGGSTRIPAVQEAIKKFTGKEPHKGVNPDEVVALGAAIQGGVLAGDVKDVVLLDVTPLSLGIETMGGVFTRLIDRNTTIPTSKSQVFSTAVDNQTSVDIHVLQGEREMAAHNKTLGRFQLSEIPPAPRGVPQIEVSFDIDANGIVNVRAKDLGTNKEQSITIKSSTGLSDEEIDRMVKDAEENAEADKKKREEIDTRNEADQLVFTVDKTLKDLEGKVDEAEVKKAEEAKESLKKALEGDDIEAIKKEKDALSEIVQQLSVKLYEQAAQQAQAQQGDAEGQSTKNDDNIVDADYEEVNDDKK from the coding sequence ATGAGTAAAATCATCGGTATTGACTTAGGTACAACAAACTCTTGTGTGGCTGTTATGGAAGGTGGAGAAGCGGTTGTAATTCCTAATCCGGAAGGAAACCGTACAACACCATCAGTAGTAGCATTCAAAGACGGAGACCGTTCAGTTGGGGAAGTTGCAAAGCGTCAGGCTGTAACGAATCCGAATACAATCATGTCGATCAAACGTTATATGGGAACTGACCATAAAGAAACGGTTGAAGGTAAAGATTACACTCCACAAGAGATCTCCGCGATCATCTTGCAAAAATTAAAGTCTCACGCAGAAGACTACCTTGGAGAAAAGGTTGAAAAAGCGGTTATTACAGTGCCTGCTTATTTCAATGATGCACAGCGTCAAGCAACTAAAGATGCTGGACAAATCGCAGGACTTCAAGTTGAGCGTATCGTAAACGAGCCTACTGCAGCTGCTTTAGCTTACGGTCTTGAAAAAGACGAAGACCAAACGATCCTAGTATTTGACCTTGGTGGTGGTACGTTTGACGTATCAATCCTTGAACTAGGCGATGGTTTCTTTGAAGTAAAAGCTACTTCTGGAGATAACAAGCTTGGTGGAGATGATTTTGACCAAGTTATCATCGACCACTTAGTTAGCGAATTCAAGAAAGAGAACGGTATTGATCTTTCTCAAGATAAGATGGCACTTCAGCGTTTGAAGGATGCAGCTGAGAAAGCGAAGAAAGATCTTTCTGGTGTAACATCTACTCAAATCTCATTGCCGTTTATTACTGCGGACGCTTCTGGACCTAAGCACTTAGAGTTAAACTTATCTCGAGCAAAATTTGAAGATCTTTCTTCAGACTTAGTTGAGCGCACTATGGGACCTACTCGCCGAGCACTTCAAGATGCTGGAATGTCACCTTCTGATCTTGATAAAGTAATTCTTGTTGGTGGATCTACTCGTATCCCTGCTGTACAAGAAGCGATCAAGAAGTTCACGGGTAAAGAGCCTCATAAAGGTGTAAACCCTGATGAAGTTGTAGCACTAGGTGCAGCTATTCAAGGTGGAGTGCTTGCTGGTGATGTAAAGGATGTTGTTCTTCTAGATGTAACACCACTTTCATTAGGTATTGAAACAATGGGTGGAGTATTTACGAGATTGATCGATCGTAACACTACGATCCCAACTTCAAAATCCCAAGTATTTTCAACGGCTGTTGACAACCAAACATCTGTTGATATCCATGTTCTTCAAGGAGAGCGTGAGATGGCAGCGCACAATAAAACGCTTGGAAGATTCCAGTTATCTGAAATCCCACCAGCACCGCGTGGAGTGCCTCAAATCGAAGTAAGCTTTGACATCGATGCGAACGGGATTGTAAACGTACGTGCAAAAGATCTAGGAACGAATAAAGAGCAATCCATCACGATTAAATCTTCTACAGGACTTTCTGACGAAGAGATCGATCGCATGGTAAAAGACGCTGAAGAAAATGCTGAAGCGGATAAGAAGAAACGTGAAGAGATCGACACTAGAAATGAAGCGGATCAGCTTGTATTCACAGTTGATAAAACGTTGAAAGACCTTGAAGGTAAAGTAGACGAAGCTGAAGTGAAGAAAGCTGAAGAAGCTAAAGAGAGCTTGAAAAAGGCCCTTGAAGGTGACGATATTGAAGCGATTAAGAAAGAAAAGGACGCATTGAGCGAAATCGTTCAACAGCTTTCTGTTAAACTTTATGAGCAAGCAGCTCAACAAGCTCAAGCTCAACAAGGCGATGCAGAAGGACAATCAACGAAGAATGATGACAACATCGTTGACGCTGATTATGAAGAAGTAAACGACGATAAAAAGTAA
- the dnaJ gene encoding molecular chaperone DnaJ — protein sequence MSKRDYYEVLGLDKNASGDEVKKAYRKLARKYHPDVNKEADAETKFKEVKDAYETLSDPQKKAHYDQFGHTDPNQGFGGGGAGFDGFGDIFDMFFGGGGGRRNPNAPRQGNDLQYGLRLSFEEAVFGKETDIQIPTEESCATCHGSGAKPGTKPETCSHCNGSGQLNVEQNTPFGRIVNRRVCNHCSGKGKIIKEKCNTCHGAGKVRKNKKISVKVPAGVDNGQQIRMSGHGEPGVNGGPAGDLYVVFQVADHEFFERDGDDILCEMPLTFSQAALGDEIEVPTLYGKVKLKIPAGTQTGTHFRLRGKGVKNVHGRGQGDQHIQVKVITPKNLTEKQKQLLRDFSEISGSLPDEQQDGFFDKVKRAFKGD from the coding sequence ATGAGTAAACGAGATTATTACGAAGTACTTGGATTAGATAAGAACGCCTCAGGTGATGAGGTGAAAAAAGCATACCGTAAACTTGCCAGAAAGTATCACCCAGATGTAAATAAAGAGGCAGATGCGGAAACAAAATTTAAAGAAGTAAAAGATGCATATGAAACGCTGAGCGACCCTCAAAAGAAAGCTCACTATGATCAATTTGGCCATACGGATCCAAATCAAGGATTCGGTGGAGGCGGAGCTGGTTTTGACGGCTTTGGCGATATATTTGATATGTTTTTCGGTGGTGGCGGAGGAAGACGAAATCCAAATGCTCCTCGCCAAGGTAATGACCTTCAGTACGGACTGCGTCTTTCTTTTGAAGAAGCTGTGTTCGGAAAGGAAACCGATATTCAGATTCCTACAGAAGAGTCGTGTGCTACTTGTCACGGATCAGGTGCAAAGCCTGGAACAAAACCGGAAACGTGCTCACATTGTAATGGCAGCGGCCAGCTGAATGTTGAACAAAATACACCTTTTGGCCGAATTGTAAACAGAAGAGTATGTAACCATTGCAGTGGTAAAGGAAAGATTATTAAAGAAAAATGTAATACATGCCATGGTGCAGGAAAAGTACGCAAAAACAAGAAAATCTCAGTTAAAGTACCTGCTGGTGTTGATAATGGTCAGCAGATCCGTATGTCTGGACACGGAGAACCAGGCGTGAACGGCGGACCTGCAGGTGATCTTTATGTGGTGTTCCAAGTAGCAGATCATGAGTTCTTCGAGCGCGATGGAGATGATATCCTGTGCGAGATGCCATTGACGTTTTCTCAAGCAGCTCTGGGAGATGAAATAGAAGTCCCAACCTTGTACGGGAAAGTTAAGCTGAAGATTCCAGCAGGAACACAAACAGGAACTCATTTCCGCTTAAGAGGAAAAGGTGTGAAAAACGTTCATGGAAGAGGTCAAGGTGACCAGCATATTCAAGTAAAAGTCATAACACCTAAAAATCTTACCGAGAAACAAAAACAGCTGCTGCGTGACTTCTCAGAGATCAGCGGAAGCCTGCCAGATGAACAACAAGATGGATTTTTCGATAAAGTAAAGCGCGCGTTCAAAGGCGACTAA
- the prmA gene encoding 50S ribosomal protein L11 methyltransferase, protein MKWSEISIHTTQEAVEPVSNILHEAGASGVVIEDVDDLSKERQSVFGEIYQLNPSDYPSEGVILKAYLPVNSFLGETVEEIKQAITNLVKYDIDIGANTISISEVNEEEWATAWKKYYKPVKISKRITITPTWEDYKPVNSDELIIELDPGMAFGTGTHPTTVMSLQAIEKYIKEGDSVTDVGTGSGVLSIASAMLGAKQVEAYDLDEVAVNSARLNVKLNKVHTKVHVDQNDLLKGIDGPVDLVVGNLLAEIILLFVEDTAKVLKPGGYFITSGIIQGKKRDVKEKLEQQGFTIVEVLEMEDWVAIVAQNQK, encoded by the coding sequence ATGAAATGGTCAGAGATTAGCATCCACACTACTCAGGAAGCTGTTGAACCAGTATCGAATATTTTACATGAGGCAGGAGCAAGCGGAGTTGTGATTGAGGATGTTGATGACCTCTCTAAAGAGCGTCAATCCGTATTTGGCGAAATCTATCAGCTGAATCCATCTGATTATCCTTCTGAAGGCGTTATTTTAAAAGCGTACTTACCTGTAAATAGTTTTTTAGGTGAAACGGTCGAAGAGATCAAACAAGCGATTACGAATCTTGTTAAGTACGATATTGATATTGGGGCAAACACGATATCTATTTCAGAAGTGAATGAAGAAGAATGGGCAACTGCTTGGAAAAAATATTATAAGCCGGTAAAAATCTCAAAGAGAATTACAATTACCCCTACTTGGGAAGACTACAAGCCTGTAAATTCTGATGAACTTATAATCGAATTAGATCCTGGGATGGCTTTTGGTACGGGAACACACCCTACAACTGTTATGAGCTTACAGGCTATCGAAAAATATATCAAAGAAGGCGATTCTGTTACTGATGTTGGAACAGGATCAGGAGTTTTAAGTATCGCGTCTGCTATGTTAGGTGCAAAACAAGTTGAAGCTTATGACCTTGATGAAGTAGCAGTGAACTCTGCCCGTTTAAATGTGAAGCTGAATAAGGTTCATACAAAAGTCCATGTAGACCAGAATGATCTCTTAAAAGGCATTGATGGTCCAGTCGATCTTGTTGTAGGAAACCTTTTGGCTGAAATCATTCTATTATTTGTCGAAGATACAGCAAAAGTATTGAAGCCGGGCGGATACTTTATTACATCAGGTATTATACAAGGTAAAAAACGCGATGTGAAAGAAAAGTTAGAACAACAAGGCTTTACCATCGTAGAAGTTTTAGAAATGGAAGATTGGGTAGCGATCGTTGCTCAAAATCAGAAATAA
- a CDS encoding 16S rRNA (uracil(1498)-N(3))-methyltransferase — protein sequence MQRYFVPSENWRDNRVLITGEDAKHILKVMRMQDGDHIICSDNNGRTSLCEIVELDGNVVEVQVVKDVETETEMPVFVTIAQGLPKGDKLEYIVQKGTELGAVSFFPYTAERSVVKWDEKKALKKQDRLEKIAKEAAEQSHRSRVPEILKPGSFSDLLKMAEQYNIKIVAFEEEAKQHESSRFASVLKTAAKGDSILCVIGPEGGISQKEAISLSERGFVLCGLGPRILRTETAPLYMLSAISYHFELKG from the coding sequence ATGCAAAGGTACTTTGTTCCGTCAGAAAACTGGAGAGATAACCGCGTGCTAATAACAGGCGAAGATGCGAAACACATCTTAAAAGTGATGAGAATGCAAGATGGAGATCACATCATCTGTTCGGATAACAACGGTCGTACCTCTTTGTGTGAAATCGTGGAGCTTGATGGTAACGTAGTTGAGGTACAAGTAGTTAAAGATGTTGAGACAGAAACTGAGATGCCTGTGTTTGTTACCATTGCACAGGGACTTCCAAAGGGAGATAAGCTCGAGTATATTGTCCAAAAAGGCACAGAACTTGGAGCAGTATCCTTTTTCCCATATACAGCTGAGCGTTCAGTCGTAAAATGGGATGAAAAAAAAGCTTTGAAGAAACAAGACCGTTTAGAAAAAATTGCAAAAGAAGCTGCAGAACAGTCTCATAGAAGCAGGGTTCCAGAGATTCTGAAGCCAGGTTCTTTTTCTGATTTGCTTAAAATGGCAGAACAGTATAATATAAAAATCGTTGCGTTTGAAGAAGAAGCTAAACAACACGAATCATCACGTTTTGCTTCTGTTTTAAAAACAGCAGCTAAGGGAGATTCCATCCTCTGTGTCATTGGACCTGAGGGAGGAATCAGTCAAAAAGAAGCGATTTCTCTTAGTGAACGCGGATTTGTATTATGCGGGCTTGGTCCCAGAATCTTAAGGACAGAAACAGCGCCATTATATATGTTATCTGCCATTTCTTATCATTTTGAATTAAAGGGGTGA
- the mtaB gene encoding tRNA (N(6)-L-threonylcarbamoyladenosine(37)-C(2))-methylthiotransferase MtaB, whose translation MPSVAFHTLGCKVNHYETEAIWQLFQAEGYERADFDNTADVYVINTCTVTNTGDKKSRQVIRRAIRKNPDGVICVTGCYAQTSPAEIMAIPGVDVVVGTQDRSKMLSYIQQYKEERMPINGVSNIMKARVYEELDVPAFTDRTRASLKIQEGCNNFCTFCIIPWARGLLRSRKPEDVLSQAQQLVDAGYKEIVLTGIHTAGYGEDMKDYSFAKLLDDLDKNISGLKRIRISSIEASQISDEVIEVMGRSDKVVPHLHIPLQSGSNSVLQRMRRKYSMEMFGERLDRLKEALPGLAITSDVIVGFPGETEEEFMETYRFIENHKFMELHVFPYSKRTGTPAAKMENQVPEDVKNERVHKLIALSDQLAKEYASNYEDTVVEVIPEEAFKEEAGSNLFVGYTPNYLKVVFEGSEEMIGKLVKVKITEAGYPYNKGVFVKQEMEEILKQAVSS comes from the coding sequence ATGCCATCCGTTGCATTTCATACATTAGGTTGTAAAGTAAATCATTACGAAACAGAAGCAATCTGGCAGCTTTTTCAAGCTGAAGGATACGAACGAGCTGATTTTGACAATACAGCAGACGTCTATGTGATTAATACATGTACAGTTACAAACACTGGTGATAAAAAAAGCAGACAAGTAATCAGAAGAGCCATCCGTAAAAATCCTGATGGGGTTATTTGTGTTACAGGTTGCTATGCTCAGACTTCACCAGCCGAAATTATGGCTATCCCGGGCGTAGATGTTGTTGTAGGTACACAAGATCGTTCTAAAATGCTTTCCTATATCCAACAATACAAAGAGGAACGTATGCCGATTAATGGTGTCTCTAACATTATGAAGGCACGAGTATATGAAGAATTAGATGTGCCAGCTTTTACTGATCGAACAAGAGCATCATTAAAGATTCAAGAAGGCTGCAATAATTTCTGCACATTTTGTATTATTCCTTGGGCAAGAGGTCTTCTTCGTTCTCGAAAACCAGAAGATGTTCTTTCTCAAGCACAGCAGCTCGTTGATGCAGGATACAAAGAAATTGTTCTTACTGGAATCCATACAGCAGGTTACGGTGAGGATATGAAAGATTATTCTTTTGCAAAACTGCTTGATGATTTAGATAAAAATATTTCGGGGCTTAAACGTATACGTATTTCTTCTATTGAGGCTAGTCAGATTTCTGATGAAGTGATTGAGGTAATGGGCAGATCTGACAAAGTGGTTCCCCATCTTCACATACCGCTTCAATCTGGTTCTAATTCAGTTCTGCAAAGAATGAGAAGAAAGTATTCGATGGAAATGTTTGGAGAAAGATTAGATCGTTTGAAAGAGGCGCTTCCGGGTCTGGCGATCACATCGGATGTTATAGTTGGGTTCCCAGGAGAGACAGAAGAAGAGTTTATGGAGACGTATCGATTCATTGAGAACCATAAATTTATGGAACTTCATGTATTTCCTTACTCGAAACGTACCGGTACCCCAGCTGCTAAGATGGAGAATCAGGTTCCAGAAGATGTTAAGAATGAACGTGTTCACAAGCTGATCGCATTATCCGATCAATTAGCGAAAGAATATGCTTCGAACTATGAAGATACAGTTGTTGAAGTTATTCCAGAAGAAGCTTTTAAAGAAGAAGCTGGAAGCAATTTATTTGTAGGATATACGCCAAATTATCTAAAAGTTGTATTTGAAGGCAGCGAAGAGATGATCGGTAAATTAGTGAAAGTGAAAATTACTGAAGCTGGGTATCCTTATAATAAAGGTGTATTTGTAAAACAAGAAATGGAAGAAATCCTGAAGCAAGCTGTTTCAAGCTAA
- the deoC gene encoding deoxyribose-phosphate aldolase, whose product MSNLNVARMIDHTALKADTSKQEILTLCEEAKKYNFFSVCVNPTWVYTAFEQLKDSDVAVCTVIGFPLGANTPEVKAFETKNAIENGATEVDMVINIGALKDGNYELVEQDVRAVVEAAKGKALTKIIIETSLLTNEEKVKACEIAVKAGIDFVKTSTGFSTGGATVEDVKLMRETVGPNIGVKASGAVRDRETALAMIEAGATRIGASAGIAIVEGGTSTSDY is encoded by the coding sequence ATGAGCAATTTAAACGTTGCAAGAATGATTGACCACACAGCATTAAAAGCAGATACTTCAAAGCAAGAGATCTTAACTCTTTGTGAAGAAGCTAAAAAATATAATTTCTTTTCTGTATGTGTTAATCCGACTTGGGTTTATACAGCATTTGAACAATTAAAGGATTCAGATGTTGCCGTTTGTACGGTAATTGGTTTCCCATTAGGTGCAAATACACCAGAAGTAAAGGCATTTGAAACAAAGAATGCGATTGAAAATGGTGCTACTGAAGTTGATATGGTTATTAACATTGGTGCTTTAAAAGATGGAAACTATGAACTAGTTGAACAAGATGTTCGTGCAGTAGTTGAAGCAGCTAAAGGCAAGGCACTTACTAAAATTATTATTGAAACGTCTCTTTTAACGAATGAAGAAAAAGTTAAAGCATGTGAAATTGCTGTAAAAGCTGGTATTGACTTCGTTAAAACATCTACTGGATTTTCAACTGGCGGAGCGACTGTTGAAGATGTTAAGTTAATGCGTGAAACAGTTGGACCAAACATTGGTGTAAAAGCATCTGGTGCTGTACGTGACCGTGAAACAGCTTTAGCTATGATCGAAGCTGGTGCGACTCGTATTGGTGCTAGTGCAGGAATCGCAATTGTTGAAGGCGGAACATCCACTTCAGACTATTAA
- the rpsU gene encoding 30S ribosomal protein S21: protein MAETRIRKNESIDDALRRFKRSVSKDGTLAEVKKRKHYEKPSVKRKKKAEAARKRKF, encoded by the coding sequence ATGGCAGAAACACGTATTCGCAAGAATGAATCCATTGATGATGCTCTTCGTCGTTTTAAAAGATCCGTTTCCAAAGATGGAACATTGGCTGAAGTTAAAAAGCGCAAGCATTATGAAAAGCCAAGCGTAAAGCGTAAGAAGAAGGCTGAGGCAGCAAGAAAGCGTAAGTTCTAA
- a CDS encoding GatB/YqeY domain-containing protein, giving the protein MSLLNDLNQDMKQAMKDKNKQKLSVIRMLKASLQNEAIKLGRELNEEEELTVLVREMKQRKDSLQEFEKAGRDDLVAGLQDEIAVLTPYLPKQLTEEELQEIVAQTISETGAASKADMGKVMGALMPKVKGKADGGLVNRIVQQQLS; this is encoded by the coding sequence ATGAGTCTTCTTAACGATTTAAATCAAGATATGAAACAAGCGATGAAGGACAAGAACAAGCAAAAGCTTTCTGTTATTCGTATGCTTAAGGCATCACTTCAAAATGAAGCCATCAAGCTAGGACGCGAATTAAATGAGGAAGAAGAGCTTACCGTTCTTGTACGCGAAATGAAACAAAGAAAAGACTCCCTCCAAGAATTCGAAAAAGCTGGCCGCGATGATTTAGTCGCTGGTCTTCAAGATGAAATTGCTGTTCTTACGCCATACTTACCAAAACAGCTTACAGAAGAAGAACTGCAAGAAATCGTTGCTCAAACGATTTCTGAAACAGGTGCTGCTTCAAAAGCTGATATGGGTAAAGTTATGGGTGCTCTTATGCCGAAAGTTAAAGGGAAAGCCGATGGCGGACTCGTTAACCGTATTGTGCAGCAACAATTATCATAA